A genomic stretch from Bacteroidetes Order II. bacterium includes:
- a CDS encoding Gfo/Idh/MocA family oxidoreductase — MRKLNRKIRYGMVGGGPGAFIGNVHKMAAALDGEIELVAGAFSSNPEKSRQRGVEWFLEADRVYGSYQEMAEKEANLPAGKRIDFVAIVTPNHTHYDIAKTFLEAGFHVMCDKPLVNTIVEAEDLVRLVQEKNLLFGLTHNYTGYPMVKQAREIVRMGKLGEIRKVVVEYPQGWLATLVEATGSKQAGWRTNPQQAGISSCIGDIGTHAENLAEYITGLKIKSLLADLTTFVEGRLLEDDANMLVRFENGAKGVLYASQVSVGEENNLRIRVYGTESGLEWHQEEPNKLWLKYPDRPAELMRRGNGYLGEQATHFSRIPAGHPEAFIEAFANLYRSFGRCIRARLEDKNPNPKDLDFPTVQDGLRGVNFIHKAVESGKTGQWVDL, encoded by the coding sequence ATGCGTAAACTAAACAGGAAAATTCGTTATGGCATGGTGGGCGGTGGTCCAGGCGCTTTTATTGGCAATGTCCACAAAATGGCGGCAGCCTTAGATGGTGAAATTGAATTGGTGGCGGGCGCGTTTTCGTCCAATCCCGAAAAGTCTCGGCAACGTGGTGTGGAGTGGTTCTTAGAAGCCGATCGGGTGTATGGCTCGTATCAGGAAATGGCCGAGAAAGAGGCAAACTTGCCAGCAGGAAAACGGATAGATTTTGTGGCGATTGTCACCCCAAATCATACCCACTACGACATCGCAAAAACTTTTCTCGAAGCCGGGTTTCATGTGATGTGCGATAAACCATTGGTGAATACCATTGTAGAGGCCGAAGATTTGGTGCGATTGGTGCAGGAGAAGAACTTGCTTTTTGGTCTGACCCACAATTATACCGGATACCCAATGGTGAAGCAAGCTCGGGAAATAGTACGAATGGGTAAACTTGGTGAGATCCGAAAAGTAGTGGTGGAATATCCGCAAGGTTGGCTCGCTACATTGGTGGAAGCGACTGGGTCTAAACAAGCCGGATGGCGTACCAATCCTCAGCAAGCGGGTATTTCGTCTTGTATTGGAGACATCGGAACCCATGCCGAAAACTTGGCGGAATACATAACGGGTCTTAAAATAAAATCGCTTTTGGCAGACCTGACCACGTTTGTGGAAGGACGCTTATTGGAGGATGATGCCAATATGCTGGTCCGATTCGAGAATGGTGCAAAGGGAGTTCTATACGCCTCGCAAGTGAGTGTGGGCGAGGAAAATAACCTGAGGATTCGTGTATATGGAACCGAATCTGGATTGGAGTGGCATCAAGAAGAACCGAATAAACTCTGGCTGAAGTATCCCGATCGGCCAGCAGAGTTGATGCGACGCGGGAATGGCTATCTTGGCGAGCAAGCTACACATTTTAGCCGCATTCCAGCTGGGCACCCAGAAGCTTTTATCGAGGCATTTGCCAATCTTTACCGTTCGTTTGGGCGTTGTATCCGCGCAAGACTCGAAGATAAAAACCCCAATCCCAAAGACTTAGACTTCCCGACTGTTCAAGATGGTCTGCGAGGGGTCAATTTCATCCACAAAGCGGTTGAGTCTGGCAAAACGGGCCAATGGGTTGACCTTTAA
- a CDS encoding Re/Si-specific NAD(P)(+) transhydrogenase subunit alpha translates to MVIGVPKETAGGETRVAQTPETVAKLKKQGFDVIVERGAGASSYFPDEAYEQAGASLGMAEQALGADFVAKVAAPNATELAQMKNGAGLISFLRPLDDLETVRQLAAKGITAYAMELVPRSTKAQKMDALSAMASIAGYKAVLLAAEVFPRFFPLLTTAAGTIKPASVLVLGAGVAGLQALATARRLGAVTAAYDVRAAAAEEAKSLGAKFIELDLDTTDAAASGGYAAALSSDRAERQVQLLAGHISKMDVVITTALIPGRKAPLLISEEAVKGMTPGSVIVDIAAPNGGNCALTVPGETVIRHGVTIIGSMNLPAGMPFHASQLYARTILAGVGELVKDGTFRLDFEDEIIKGCCITHNGQVVHDRVKSLL, encoded by the coding sequence ATGGTCATTGGTGTCCCAAAAGAAACCGCCGGGGGCGAAACAAGGGTAGCCCAAACCCCTGAAACGGTTGCTAAACTCAAAAAACAAGGTTTTGACGTTATCGTGGAGCGTGGGGCCGGGGCAAGCAGCTATTTCCCGGATGAAGCTTACGAACAGGCAGGCGCCTCGCTTGGTATGGCAGAACAAGCCCTTGGGGCCGATTTTGTTGCTAAGGTAGCTGCGCCTAATGCAACAGAACTGGCCCAAATGAAAAATGGAGCCGGACTTATTTCCTTCCTGCGCCCGCTAGACGATCTGGAAACCGTCCGACAATTGGCTGCAAAAGGCATTACAGCCTATGCGATGGAGCTGGTACCCCGTTCCACCAAAGCACAAAAAATGGACGCCCTCTCGGCGATGGCTTCTATTGCTGGATATAAAGCCGTTTTGTTGGCGGCAGAGGTGTTTCCGCGCTTTTTTCCATTACTAACCACTGCTGCTGGAACGATTAAACCAGCCAGTGTACTGGTTTTGGGGGCTGGAGTGGCCGGACTCCAGGCGCTTGCCACCGCACGGCGTTTGGGTGCTGTCACAGCGGCCTATGATGTGCGGGCTGCCGCTGCCGAAGAAGCCAAATCCCTTGGTGCCAAATTTATTGAATTGGATTTAGATACCACCGATGCCGCTGCTTCAGGAGGCTATGCCGCTGCACTTAGCTCCGATCGCGCCGAGCGCCAAGTTCAGCTGCTTGCAGGACATATTTCCAAAATGGACGTTGTCATTACAACCGCCCTTATTCCTGGACGTAAAGCACCCTTGCTGATTTCAGAAGAGGCGGTTAAAGGCATGACTCCCGGTTCTGTTATTGTAGATATCGCTGCACCCAATGGCGGAAACTGTGCTTTAACTGTGCCCGGCGAAACGGTTATCCGGCATGGGGTTACGATTATCGGCTCCATGAACCTTCCTGCTGGAATGCCTTTCCACGCCAGTCAACTCTATGCCCGTACCATTCTTGCTGGTGTGGGGGAACTCGTGAAAGACGGGACCTTCCGGCTCGATTTTGAGGACGAAATTATCAAAGGCTGCTGCATTACCCACAATGGTCAGGTGGTACACGACCGGGTAAAAAGCCTTCTCTGA